In Arthrobacter sp. MN05-02, one genomic interval encodes:
- the pyrH gene encoding uridylate kinase — protein sequence MDTISTARTGGTGGRRRVLLKLSGEVFGGGKLGVDPETVRSVSKQIAATVGDVEVAVVVGGGNFFRGAELSQSGMDRSRADYMGMLGTVMNCLALQDFLEQAGVETRVQSAITMGQVAEAYIPRRAIRHLEKGRVVIFGAGAGLPYFSTDTVAAQRALEVHADEVLMAKSGVDGVYTADPHKDPTAEKLDTLSYDEALRRDIRVMDQTAMTMCKDNNLTMVVFGMEGEGNVTRAIRGEKLGTIVTA from the coding sequence ATGGACACCATTTCCACTGCACGGACGGGTGGCACCGGGGGCCGGCGTCGCGTCCTGCTGAAACTGTCGGGAGAGGTCTTCGGCGGTGGCAAGCTGGGCGTCGACCCCGAGACGGTGCGGTCGGTGTCGAAGCAGATCGCGGCGACCGTCGGGGACGTCGAGGTCGCGGTGGTGGTCGGAGGCGGAAACTTCTTCCGCGGCGCGGAGCTCTCCCAGAGCGGCATGGACCGCTCGCGCGCCGACTACATGGGCATGCTCGGCACGGTGATGAACTGCCTCGCGCTGCAGGACTTCCTGGAGCAGGCGGGCGTCGAGACGCGTGTCCAGAGCGCCATCACGATGGGCCAGGTCGCCGAGGCGTACATCCCGCGCCGCGCCATCCGCCACCTCGAGAAGGGTCGCGTGGTCATCTTCGGTGCCGGCGCCGGCCTGCCCTACTTCTCCACGGACACCGTGGCGGCCCAGCGGGCGCTCGAGGTGCATGCCGACGAGGTCCTGATGGCGAAGAGCGGGGTGGACGGCGTCTACACCGCGGACCCGCACAAGGACCCGACGGCGGAAAAGCTCGACACCCTCTCCTACGACGAGGCCCTGCGCCGCGACATCCGGGTGATGGACCAGACCGCGATGACCATGTGCAAGGACAACAACCTGACCATGGTGGTGTTCGGCATGGAGGGCGAGGGCAACGTGACCCGGGCCATCCGCGGCGAGAAGCTCGGTACGATCGTCACCGCCTAG
- the frr gene encoding ribosome-recycling factor, protein MIEETLLEATDKMDKAVEVAKDDFATVRTGRANASLFSKVVVMYYGAPTPLQQLASFQNPEARTLLITPFDRSALNDIERALRDSDLGANPSNDGNVIRVVLPELTQERRKEYVKLVKTKAEDAKISIRNIRRKAKDGIDKAVKDGDSGEDEGSRAEKELDALTKSRVDLVDELLKRKEAELLEV, encoded by the coding sequence GTGATCGAAGAGACCTTGCTGGAAGCCACCGACAAGATGGACAAGGCCGTGGAGGTTGCAAAGGACGATTTCGCGACGGTCCGCACCGGCCGCGCCAATGCGTCACTGTTCTCCAAGGTGGTGGTGATGTACTACGGCGCACCCACCCCCCTGCAGCAGCTGGCGTCCTTCCAGAACCCGGAAGCCCGCACCCTGCTCATCACACCGTTCGACCGCAGCGCCCTGAACGACATCGAGCGGGCGCTGCGCGACTCCGACCTCGGCGCGAACCCTTCCAACGACGGCAACGTGATCCGCGTGGTCCTGCCCGAGCTGACGCAGGAGCGCCGCAAGGAATACGTGAAGCTCGTGAAGACCAAGGCCGAGGACGCCAAGATCTCCATCCGCAACATCCGGCGCAAGGCGAAGGACGGCATCGACAAGGCGGTCAAGGACGGCGACTCCGGTGAGGACGAGGGTTCGCGTGCGGAGAAGGAGCTCGACGCGCTGACGAAGTCCCGCGTCGATCTCGTCGACGAGCTGCTGAAGCGCAAGGAAGCCGAGCTGCTCGAGGTCTGA
- a CDS encoding DivIVA domain-containing protein, whose amino-acid sequence MVVARPDSSPFARVGRRELGYDTGQVDRFLARVRGQYTAQGPDGDLTSRDIRTVAFAPARGGYEPRAVDAALDRFEDGFAQRERDALIAAQGEDAWLRQIGRTAAVLRRRLRRPAGERFRRPTKAKSASYAVEDVDRLCDELLRYLEHDLPLSVDVVRRAVFREARGADGYEENQVDAFLDRVVELMAAID is encoded by the coding sequence ATGGTCGTGGCTCGCCCGGATAGCTCCCCGTTCGCACGCGTGGGACGCCGGGAACTCGGCTACGACACCGGCCAGGTGGACCGCTTCCTGGCGAGGGTGCGCGGGCAGTACACCGCGCAGGGTCCCGACGGTGACCTCACGAGCAGAGACATCCGCACCGTGGCCTTCGCCCCGGCGAGGGGCGGGTACGAGCCCCGGGCCGTGGACGCAGCCCTGGACCGGTTCGAGGACGGCTTCGCGCAGCGGGAACGCGACGCCCTCATCGCGGCGCAGGGCGAGGACGCGTGGCTCCGCCAGATCGGACGTACCGCCGCGGTGCTCCGCAGGCGCCTGCGCCGGCCGGCGGGGGAACGATTCCGCCGGCCGACGAAGGCGAAGAGCGCGAGCTACGCCGTCGAGGACGTCGACCGCCTCTGCGACGAACTCCTCCGGTACCTCGAGCACGATCTGCCCCTGAGCGTCGACGTCGTCCGCCGTGCCGTGTTCCGCGAGGCCAGGGGAGCGGACGGCTACGAGGAGAACCAGGTGGACGCGTTCCTCGACCGGGTCGTGGAACTCATGGCGGCCATCGACTGA
- a CDS encoding DNA-binding response regulator yields MVNVIIADDELPAVEELAFLLGKDARIGTIHRASSGAEALRALEQHSVDALFLDIHMPSLSGLDIARVISRFPRPPAVVFVTADEDRALEAFELRAVDYLLKPVRTERLAESVRRVCELMEGVTAAPEVITVDQGGVSRMIRRDDVRYVQAQGDYARLHTSEASYLIRIPLNDLERQWAEAGFLRTHRSYLVAMDQVRKVRIGAGRASLFVGDAELPVSRRHLPDVREKLEATRLRPGH; encoded by the coding sequence ATGGTCAATGTCATCATCGCCGACGATGAGCTCCCCGCCGTCGAGGAACTGGCATTCCTGCTCGGCAAGGACGCCCGGATCGGGACGATCCACCGCGCGTCGAGCGGAGCAGAGGCTTTGAGGGCCCTCGAGCAGCACAGCGTGGACGCCCTGTTCCTCGACATCCACATGCCGTCGCTGTCCGGTCTCGACATCGCCCGCGTGATCTCCCGCTTTCCCCGGCCGCCCGCCGTCGTGTTCGTCACCGCCGACGAGGACCGCGCCCTCGAGGCGTTCGAGCTGCGCGCCGTCGACTACCTCCTGAAGCCCGTCCGGACCGAACGGCTCGCGGAGTCGGTGCGCCGCGTGTGCGAACTCATGGAGGGGGTGACGGCGGCGCCCGAGGTCATCACGGTCGACCAGGGCGGCGTGAGCAGGATGATCCGGCGCGACGACGTGCGGTACGTCCAGGCGCAGGGCGACTACGCGCGCCTGCACACCTCCGAGGCGAGCTATCTCATCCGCATCCCGCTCAACGATCTCGAGCGGCAGTGGGCCGAGGCGGGATTCCTCCGCACGCACCGCTCCTACCTCGTGGCCATGGACCAGGTGCGGAAGGTGCGGATCGGCGCCGGGCGGGCGAGCCTGTTCGTGGGTGACGCCGAGCTGCCGGTGAGCCGCCGGCACCTGCCCGACGTGCGGGAGAAACTCGAAGCCACCCGGCTGCGGCCGGGCCACTGA
- a CDS encoding signal transduction histidine kinase produces the protein MFSAAVDTALVFAVAVLTLAVVAFLGFRLSRSYRDLGSDADRATYATLHTAALASEHLREGLTPSGASKAGRHLHGLLRCDVLMISDDAGVLAWDGGRGTPPDVMPLVRQVLESGRTQIVRRQRLDAAGLTDLGELVLSPVRVDDRVVGTVGAFAGDVDAGLVRATNELAGWVSTQVELAELDSSRRLLAEAEVRALRAQISPHFIYNSLNAIASFITTDPQRARELVVEFADFTRYSFRRHGDFTTVAEELRSIDRYLLLERARFGDRLNVSLEIGPEVLSTVIPFLSLQPLVENAVRHGLDSRDGVGNITITAHDVGAFAEVTIEDDGVGIDPEHLRSVLAGHTEGVHVGLRNVDSRLRQVYGDDHGLIIDTAPGAGTLITMRVPKSQPDHQA, from the coding sequence ATGTTCAGTGCCGCCGTCGACACCGCCCTGGTGTTCGCCGTGGCTGTTCTCACCCTCGCGGTCGTGGCCTTCCTCGGCTTCCGCCTCTCGCGCTCCTACCGGGACCTCGGGTCCGACGCCGACCGCGCCACGTACGCGACCCTCCACACGGCGGCCCTGGCCTCCGAACACCTGCGCGAGGGGCTGACGCCGTCGGGCGCCTCGAAGGCCGGCCGCCACCTGCACGGCCTCCTCCGCTGCGACGTCCTGATGATCAGCGACGACGCCGGCGTGCTCGCCTGGGACGGCGGGCGCGGCACCCCGCCGGATGTGATGCCGCTGGTCCGGCAGGTCCTCGAGAGCGGCCGGACGCAGATCGTGCGGCGCCAGCGACTCGATGCCGCAGGCCTGACGGACCTGGGCGAGCTCGTCCTCTCGCCGGTGCGCGTGGACGACCGCGTGGTGGGCACGGTCGGCGCCTTCGCGGGCGACGTTGACGCGGGTCTCGTGCGGGCCACCAACGAGCTGGCCGGGTGGGTCTCCACGCAGGTGGAACTCGCGGAACTGGACTCGTCCCGGCGCCTCCTGGCCGAGGCGGAGGTGCGCGCCCTCCGGGCCCAGATCAGTCCGCACTTCATCTACAACTCGCTCAACGCCATCGCGTCCTTCATCACCACGGACCCGCAGCGGGCCCGGGAGCTCGTGGTCGAGTTCGCCGACTTCACGCGCTACTCCTTCCGCCGTCACGGCGATTTCACCACCGTGGCCGAGGAGCTGCGCAGCATCGACCGCTACCTCCTGCTCGAACGCGCCCGCTTCGGGGACCGGCTCAACGTCAGCCTGGAGATCGGCCCCGAGGTCCTCAGCACCGTGATCCCCTTCCTCAGCCTCCAGCCGCTGGTCGAGAACGCGGTGCGCCACGGGCTGGACTCGCGCGACGGCGTCGGGAACATCACCATCACCGCGCACGACGTCGGGGCCTTCGCCGAGGTGACCATCGAGGACGACGGCGTCGGGATCGACCCGGAGCACCTCCGGTCCGTTCTCGCCGGCCACACCGAGGGCGTCCACGTGGGCCTGCGCAACGTCGATTCCCGCCTGCGCCAGGTGTACGGCGACGACCACGGCCTGATCATCGACACGGCGCCCGGCGCGGGCACCCTCATCACCATGCGCGTGCCCAAGTCGCAGCCCGATCACCAGGCGTGA
- a CDS encoding cation acetate symporter, with amino-acid sequence MISIPSAGVRLPLQTAEATTVGSPALNITIFGLFVAITLVIVLRASRNNKTAADYYAAGRSFTGGQNGTAIAGDYLSAASFLGIVGAIAINGYDGFLYSIGFLVAWLVALLLVAELLRNTGKFTMADVLSFRLKQRPVRIAAAITTLAVCFFYLLAQMAGAGGLVSLLLGINDRLGQSVVITVVGVLMIMYVLIGGMKGTTWVQIIKACLLIAGAFIMTVWVLALHGFNLSTLLGAAIETSGNAAITSPGLQYGLSAVTRLDFLSLALALVLGTAALPHVLMRFYTVPTAKEARRSVVWAIWLIGAFYLFTLVLGYGASALIGSERILAAPGGVNSAAPLLAFELGGSILLGLISAVAFATILAVVAGLTITAAASFAHDIYASVIRKGKVDPDGEVKVARRTVVVIGLLSILGGIGAQGQNVAFLVALAFAVAASANLPTILYSLFWRKFNTQGAIWSMYGGLGSAILLIALSPVVSGGEKSMIKGADFSVFPLSNPGIVSIPLAFFLGWLGTTLSRTTEDPMKQAEMEVRSLTGVGAEKATDH; translated from the coding sequence ATGATCTCCATTCCCAGCGCGGGCGTCCGCCTGCCGCTCCAGACGGCCGAGGCGACCACCGTCGGTTCCCCGGCCCTCAACATCACGATCTTCGGCCTGTTCGTGGCGATCACCCTCGTGATCGTGCTCCGGGCCAGCCGCAACAACAAGACGGCGGCGGACTACTACGCCGCGGGCCGCTCGTTCACCGGCGGCCAGAACGGCACCGCCATCGCGGGCGACTACCTCTCGGCGGCCTCCTTCCTCGGCATCGTGGGCGCCATCGCCATCAACGGGTACGACGGCTTCCTGTACTCGATCGGGTTCCTCGTCGCCTGGCTCGTGGCACTGCTCCTGGTCGCCGAACTGCTGCGCAACACGGGCAAGTTCACCATGGCGGACGTGCTCTCCTTCCGGCTCAAGCAGCGTCCGGTGCGCATCGCGGCGGCCATCACCACACTCGCCGTGTGCTTCTTCTACCTGCTCGCGCAGATGGCGGGAGCGGGCGGACTCGTCTCGCTCCTGCTCGGCATCAACGACCGGCTCGGCCAGTCCGTGGTCATCACGGTGGTCGGCGTGCTCATGATCATGTACGTGCTCATCGGCGGCATGAAGGGCACCACCTGGGTGCAGATCATCAAGGCCTGCCTGCTGATCGCCGGTGCGTTCATCATGACCGTCTGGGTCCTCGCGCTGCACGGCTTCAACCTCTCCACGCTGCTGGGTGCCGCGATCGAGACCTCGGGCAACGCCGCCATCACGAGCCCGGGCCTGCAGTACGGGCTGAGCGCCGTCACGCGTCTCGACTTCCTCTCCCTGGCCCTCGCGCTGGTCCTCGGCACCGCTGCACTGCCGCACGTCCTCATGCGCTTCTACACCGTCCCGACCGCGAAGGAGGCCCGCCGCTCGGTGGTCTGGGCCATCTGGCTGATCGGCGCGTTCTACCTCTTCACCCTCGTCCTGGGCTACGGCGCCAGCGCGCTGATCGGGTCGGAGCGCATCCTGGCCGCACCGGGCGGCGTGAACTCCGCGGCGCCGCTGCTCGCCTTCGAACTCGGCGGATCCATCCTCCTCGGACTCATCTCCGCCGTCGCGTTCGCCACGATCCTGGCGGTCGTCGCGGGACTCACCATCACGGCCGCGGCCTCCTTCGCGCACGACATCTACGCGAGCGTCATCCGCAAGGGCAAGGTCGACCCGGACGGGGAGGTGAAGGTCGCGCGTCGCACCGTCGTCGTCATCGGCCTGCTGTCGATCCTCGGCGGCATCGGCGCGCAGGGCCAGAACGTCGCGTTCCTCGTGGCGCTCGCCTTCGCCGTCGCGGCCAGTGCCAACCTGCCGACCATCCTCTACTCGCTGTTCTGGCGGAAGTTCAACACGCAGGGCGCCATCTGGAGCATGTACGGCGGACTCGGCTCGGCCATCCTGCTGATCGCCCTCTCGCCCGTCGTCTCCGGCGGCGAGAAGTCGATGATCAAGGGTGCCGACTTCTCGGTGTTCCCGCTCAGCAACCCGGGCATCGTCTCGATCCCGCTGGCGTTCTTCCTCGGCTGGCTGGGCACCACGCTCTCCCGGACCACGGAGGACCCCATGAAGCAGGCCGAGATGGAGGTGCGCTCCCTCACCGGGGTCGGTGCCGAGAAGGCCACCGACCACTGA
- a CDS encoding TetR family transcriptional regulator produces MGTKAQGTYAKGIERRRELLRIAAEVFAAEGFEGTTLKLVAERAGIKEATLFHYFSGKQDLLTAVLADRDEQNSARHGGSVTSLADFPGIAEHNERHPGLTALFAVASATATRPDHAAHDYFRSRYSWLLGTVERDIAGAQARGEIRTDIAPEDAARLIIGVFDGIQLQWLYDPATSMPAALSSVLRLLAPQD; encoded by the coding sequence ATGGGCACAAAGGCGCAGGGCACCTACGCCAAAGGCATCGAGCGACGACGCGAGCTGTTGAGGATCGCCGCGGAGGTCTTCGCCGCCGAGGGCTTCGAGGGCACCACTCTCAAACTCGTGGCGGAACGGGCGGGGATCAAGGAAGCAACGCTCTTCCACTACTTCAGCGGCAAGCAGGACCTGCTGACCGCGGTGCTCGCCGACCGCGACGAGCAGAACAGTGCGCGGCACGGCGGATCGGTGACCTCCCTTGCGGACTTCCCGGGCATCGCGGAGCACAACGAACGGCATCCCGGACTGACAGCACTCTTCGCCGTGGCGTCGGCGACCGCGACGCGGCCGGACCATGCCGCCCACGACTACTTCCGTAGCCGCTACTCGTGGCTCCTCGGCACGGTGGAGCGGGACATCGCCGGCGCCCAGGCCCGCGGCGAGATCCGCACGGACATCGCGCCCGAGGATGCCGCGCGCCTCATCATCGGTGTCTTCGACGGTATCCAGCTGCAGTGGCTCTACGACCCGGCCACGAGCATGCCGGCAGCACTGTCCAGTGTCCTCAGGCTCCTCGCACCGCAGGACTGA
- a CDS encoding hypothetical protein (possible pseudo due to frameshift) yields MAQLEKKSVFLSFERRINTVSLGYPLTAFIHVHVQQQKLAAITHSIAAVPEVIEAFGLTGQADILVRVVAVDAEDLFRINGKILACDGVERCDTSLAMGELIPFRVEPLLARGPRAAS; encoded by the coding sequence ATGGCGCAGCTCGAGAAGAAGTCCGTCTTCCTGTCCTTCGAACGGCGCATCAACACGGTGTCGCTCGGCTACCCGCTCACCGCCTTCATCCATGTCCACGTGCAGCAGCAGAAGTTGGCGGCCATCACGCACAGCATCGCCGCCGTGCCCGAGGTCATCGAGGCATTCGGCCTGACGGGCCAGGCCGACATCCTGGTCCGGGTGGTCGCCGTCGACGCCGAGGACCTCTTCCGCATCAACGGGAAGATCCTCGCGTGCGACGGCGTGGAGCGCTGCGACACGTCCCTCGCCATGGGCGAGCTCATCCCGTTCCGGGTCGAGCCGCTGCTCGCGCGGGGACCGCGGGCGGCGTCCTGA
- a CDS encoding hypothetical protein (possible pseudo due to frameshift): protein MTQDGDQRGQGTPGGEAAGPASGTVFPGPARAGGDDLVQLIDAAGVRHPHGHYDDLVADVDGAALQKLYEDMVVVRRIDAEATALQRQGELALWPPAARSGSGPDRFRPCPALRRLRLLQLPRERRRLLPRR, encoded by the coding sequence ATGACCCAGGACGGCGACCAGCGAGGACAGGGAACTCCCGGCGGCGAGGCCGCCGGACCAGCGAGCGGGACGGTCTTCCCGGGCCCCGCCCGCGCCGGCGGGGACGACCTCGTCCAGCTCATCGACGCCGCCGGGGTCCGCCACCCGCACGGACACTACGACGACCTCGTCGCGGACGTCGACGGCGCCGCCCTGCAGAAGCTCTACGAGGACATGGTGGTGGTGCGCCGCATCGACGCGGAGGCCACCGCGCTGCAGCGCCAGGGCGAGCTCGCACTCTGGCCCCCCGCTGCTCGGTCAGGAAGCGGCCCAGATCGGTTCCGGCCGTGCCCTGCGCTCCGACGACTTCGTCTTCTCCAGCTACCGCGAGAACGCCGTCGCCTACTGCCGCGGCGTTGA
- a CDS encoding hypothetical protein (possible pseudo due to frameshift), translated as MATPQVIIGAQTLHATGYAMGIINDGADAVAVTYFGDGATSQGDVNEAMVFAASYQAPVVFFCQNNHWAISEPVGLQAHVPIARRAPGFGIPSVRVDGNDVLACLAVTREALARARSGGGPTFIEAVTYRMGPHTTADDPTRYRDANELEDWAARDPLARLAALLDSLGLLEADYSDSVKAKADAVAAELREGCLSMAEPVPSDVFRHVYSAPNTELDRQQDHYERYLASFAQAPQEGPR; from the coding sequence ATGGCCACCCCGCAGGTCATCATCGGGGCGCAGACCCTGCACGCCACGGGCTACGCGATGGGCATCATCAACGACGGCGCCGACGCCGTCGCGGTGACCTACTTCGGCGACGGCGCGACGAGCCAGGGCGACGTCAACGAGGCCATGGTCTTCGCCGCGAGCTACCAGGCCCCCGTGGTGTTCTTCTGCCAGAACAACCACTGGGCCATCTCCGAACCGGTGGGGCTGCAGGCGCACGTGCCGATCGCACGCCGGGCTCCCGGTTTCGGCATCCCCTCGGTGCGCGTCGACGGCAACGACGTGCTCGCCTGCCTCGCCGTCACCCGCGAGGCCCTCGCCCGTGCACGCTCGGGCGGGGGGCCCACGTTCATCGAGGCCGTGACCTACCGCATGGGCCCCCACACGACGGCGGACGACCCCACCCGCTACCGCGACGCCAACGAGCTCGAGGACTGGGCGGCCCGTGACCCACTGGCCCGACTCGCCGCCCTGCTCGACTCGCTCGGGCTGCTCGAGGCCGACTACTCCGACTCCGTGAAGGCGAAGGCGGACGCCGTCGCCGCGGAACTGCGCGAGGGCTGCCTGTCGATGGCCGAACCGGTGCCGTCGGACGTCTTCCGGCACGTGTACAGCGCGCCGAACACGGAGCTCGACCGCCAGCAGGACCACTACGAGCGCTACCTCGCCTCCTTCGCCCAGGCCCCCCAGGAAGGACCCCGCTGA
- a CDS encoding pyruvate dehydrogenase E1 component beta subunit — translation MSTMTFGRAINAGLRRAMDEDPKVVLIGEDIGKLGGVFRITDGLQKDFGPHRVLDSPLAEAGIMGTAVGMAYRGYRPVVEIQFDGFIYPAFDQIVCQVVKLHYRTQGAVRMPITIRVPFGGGIGSPEHHSESPEAYFTHTSGLRVVSVSNPQDAYTMIQQAIASDDPVLYFEPKRRYHVKGEVDEGIDPTTSDMGAARVVTEGTDVTLVTYGPLVPTARDAAIAAADDGLSLEVIDLRSLAPIDFATVESSVRKTGRLVVTHEAARSGGLGAEIAASITERCFDYLEHAPVRVTGFDIPYPYSKLEFHHLPDLDRILDGVDRVMRRPNSLSGLDFEGAAQ, via the coding sequence ATGTCCACGATGACTTTCGGCCGCGCGATCAACGCCGGCCTGCGCCGCGCCATGGACGAGGATCCCAAGGTGGTCCTGATCGGCGAGGACATCGGGAAGCTCGGCGGGGTCTTCCGCATCACCGACGGCCTGCAGAAGGACTTCGGGCCGCACCGCGTCCTCGACAGCCCGCTCGCGGAGGCCGGGATCATGGGCACCGCCGTCGGCATGGCCTACCGCGGATACCGCCCGGTGGTGGAGATCCAGTTCGACGGCTTCATCTACCCGGCCTTCGACCAGATCGTCTGCCAGGTGGTCAAGCTGCACTACCGCACGCAGGGCGCCGTGAGGATGCCCATCACCATCCGGGTTCCCTTCGGCGGCGGCATCGGTTCCCCCGAGCACCACTCGGAATCGCCCGAGGCCTACTTCACGCACACCTCGGGCCTGCGCGTCGTGAGCGTCTCGAACCCGCAGGACGCCTACACGATGATCCAGCAGGCGATCGCCAGCGACGACCCGGTGCTCTACTTCGAACCCAAGCGCCGCTACCACGTCAAGGGCGAGGTCGACGAGGGGATCGACCCGACGACCTCGGACATGGGTGCCGCCCGCGTGGTGACCGAGGGGACGGACGTCACGCTGGTGACCTACGGGCCGCTCGTGCCCACGGCCCGCGACGCCGCCATCGCGGCGGCCGACGACGGCCTCTCCCTCGAGGTGATCGACCTGCGCTCCCTCGCGCCGATCGATTTCGCGACGGTCGAGTCCTCCGTCCGGAAAACCGGCCGGCTCGTCGTCACGCACGAGGCCGCCCGGTCCGGCGGACTCGGCGCGGAGATCGCCGCGAGCATCACGGAGCGCTGCTTCGACTACCTCGAGCACGCCCCCGTCCGCGTCACCGGATTCGACATCCCGTACCCGTACTCCAAGCTCGAGTTCCACCACCTGCCCGATCTCGACCGCATCCTGGACGGCGTGGACCGCGTGATGCGGCGGCCGAACTCGCTGAGCGGACTGGACTTCGAAGGAGCGGCACAGTGA
- the pdhC gene encoding dihydrolipoamide acetyltransferase component of pyruvate dehydrogenase complex: MTATSSTAPSAAASALAVPPTTRSAGTTTGGTTPARVREFRLPDLGEGLTESEIVQWHVTVGDTVELNQIIADVETAKAVVELPSPYAGVVVHLHAAAGSVVDVGAPIVSFEVPEPDGTIPAPASEPAPPSTPPPSAPADVPARREPNLVGYGAAVEKSGRPQRRSRIVPTAGPGPAPVPAGSGPSGSAPSAPGIPSSLRHAQAAPASAAGGAARRSGDRPRSTPPVRKLARDLGIPLDTLTGTRPGALITRTDVLAALAGATESAAAAAGTSAAPAGHPPTAGTTASAGSAGPGETRTPIRGMRKHTAAAMVASAFTAPHVTEFLTIDVTPTMDLLADLRASRAFEATKVTPLTIVAKAVCIAIARNPTLNSSWDEEAQEIVQYGDVNLGIAAATPRGLLVPNIKAAQHLSLADLAKALGSLAETARAGKTPPADLAGGTISITNIGVFGIDAGTPILNPGEAAILALGAVRSMPWEYQGTIALRSVLTLSLSFDHRLVDGEQGSRFLADVGTILRNPAMVLTMV; this comes from the coding sequence GTGACCGCGACATCCAGCACCGCACCGTCCGCTGCCGCCTCGGCCCTGGCCGTTCCGCCCACGACCCGGTCGGCCGGCACCACGACAGGCGGCACGACGCCCGCCCGCGTCCGGGAGTTCCGGCTGCCCGACCTCGGCGAGGGACTCACCGAGTCGGAGATCGTCCAGTGGCACGTCACCGTCGGCGACACGGTGGAGCTGAACCAGATCATCGCCGACGTCGAGACCGCCAAGGCGGTCGTCGAGCTGCCGTCGCCGTACGCCGGCGTCGTCGTGCACCTGCACGCGGCCGCGGGCAGCGTCGTCGACGTCGGAGCGCCGATCGTCTCCTTCGAGGTGCCGGAGCCCGACGGCACGATCCCCGCACCGGCGTCGGAGCCGGCGCCACCGTCCACCCCACCACCGTCGGCCCCCGCCGACGTGCCTGCCAGGCGCGAACCGAACCTCGTGGGCTACGGGGCGGCCGTCGAGAAGAGCGGGCGTCCGCAGCGGCGGAGCCGCATCGTCCCGACCGCAGGCCCGGGGCCGGCACCGGTCCCCGCCGGATCGGGTCCTTCCGGCTCCGCTCCGTCCGCCCCGGGGATCCCGTCGTCGCTCCGGCACGCCCAGGCTGCGCCCGCGTCCGCGGCGGGCGGGGCAGCTCGGCGGAGCGGAGACCGACCGCGCTCCACGCCGCCGGTCCGCAAGCTCGCGCGCGATCTCGGCATTCCCCTCGACACCCTGACCGGCACCAGGCCCGGCGCCCTGATCACGCGGACCGATGTCCTGGCCGCGCTCGCAGGGGCCACGGAGAGTGCTGCCGCAGCGGCGGGGACGTCGGCAGCGCCGGCGGGCCACCCGCCGACGGCAGGCACGACGGCGTCGGCGGGGTCGGCGGGGCCGGGGGAGACGCGGACACCGATCCGGGGGATGCGGAAGCACACCGCGGCAGCGATGGTGGCCAGCGCCTTCACGGCACCGCACGTGACCGAGTTCCTCACGATCGACGTCACGCCCACGATGGACCTGCTCGCGGACCTCAGGGCGAGCCGGGCGTTCGAGGCCACGAAGGTGACGCCGCTGACGATCGTGGCGAAGGCCGTGTGCATCGCGATCGCGCGGAACCCAACCCTCAACTCGTCCTGGGACGAGGAGGCGCAGGAGATCGTCCAGTACGGCGACGTGAACCTCGGCATCGCGGCGGCGACCCCGCGCGGGCTGCTCGTGCCGAACATCAAGGCCGCGCAGCACCTGTCCCTGGCGGACCTCGCGAAGGCCCTCGGCTCGCTGGCGGAGACCGCGCGGGCCGGGAAGACCCCGCCGGCCGACCTCGCGGGTGGGACCATCTCCATCACCAATATCGGTGTCTTCGGCATCGACGCCGGCACGCCGATCCTGAATCCCGGCGAGGCTGCGATCCTCGCCCTGGGCGCGGTCCGCAGCATGCCGTGGGAATACCAGGGCACCATCGCCCTGCGGTCCGTCCTGACCCTCAGCCTGTCCTTCGACCACCGGCTCGTCGACGGCGAGCAGGGCTCACGGTTCCTGGCCGACGTCGGGACGATCCTCCGCAACCCGGCGATGGTCCTGACGATGGTCTAG